Genomic DNA from Miscanthus floridulus cultivar M001 unplaced genomic scaffold, ASM1932011v1 fs_837_2_3, whole genome shotgun sequence:
CTGGCCTCCCGGCTCCCGCTCCCGCCACCGCCATCGTCCTCGCTGGCCGCGGCGGACGACCGCGCCGTCCTCGCCGGCCCCGCACCGCCCTCGCCGTCCTCACCGGCCGCGGTCCCGCCTAGATGCGCTGTCGCGGGGAGCCGTCCTCGCTAGCCGCGGTCCCGCCTGGCCACGCACTGCCCTCGCCATCCTCGCCAGCCGCGGTGGCCGCGGTCCCGCCTGGATGCGCCGTCGCGGGGAGCCGCCCTTGCCGTCCTCGCCGGCTGCGGCGGACGGCCACGTGCGTCCTCGCCGGCCTCCCCGCTCCCCGCCTTCGCAGACCCGCCAAGCGCCGGCGGTTCCCCGCCGTGGCCGCACAACAGCCGCTGCTCGGCGTCAAGGTCGAGCTCGAGCATCTCGTCCTCTCCATCCTCGATGACCTGTCCGTCAGGTAGGTCATGCGCGAGGCCTCCTTCTCCTCCGCAGCCGTCAAGACGGGCCCACCATGTCAAAGGCGCAGGGATTGGGTCGTGATAGAAAGACGATGCATATGTGGGTTCCCTCTCTCCTTCCTACCCAAAATGGGTTCTCCTTTGCATATTCTGTTGGAGGGCTGGTTTTGACTGTGCAGGATCCAAAATGAGTTTGGGTAGCCATATGCATAGCTTGTTGGAGTCAGCCTTATAAAATACTATAAGCTCTAAACACCTAAATAGACACGGCCGCGGCTGAGTAAACGAACCCGCCGAACTCTGACGGCACGGGCACTCCCTTCCATGCACCGCCGCTCGCTTCCATCACCCACGCGGAGTACTTGACGCCGTCCGCCGCCgcgtcggccactgtgccgaacACGAACACGGCCCCGCCGTTGCCGACGCCAACCGCCTTCACGCATGCCTTCATGCCCGGCGGCCCGTCGGCCACGTCCCTCCACGCGCGCGCGTCGCCGTCCCACTCCCGCACGCCGTCCTTCCCGGCCCCGACGGCCCACACCGTcccgcgcaccgacgccaggcaCATCTTCCCGGCCGTATCGCCGCCGGGGATCACGTCGCCCTCGCCGCTGGTCCACGCGTCGCCTCCGGCGTGGTAGCGCTCGGCGGTGTTCCTGAACGCGCCCTGGGCCTCGGTCAGGTAGCCGCTGGCAGCGAGGAGGACGCGGCCCGGGGTCGCCACGACCACGAGCTGCGGCTCGTCGCGCTCCTCGGACATGTCCGGGAGCGCGCGCCAGGCGTCGTCGGCCGCGACGCTGTACGCGAAGGCGGAGCGGAGCGCGTTCTTGCACTCGTCGTGGCCGCCGGCGATGTAGAcgttgccgccgccgccagcgcatCCAAAGAAGCTCCGGGTGTCCGGCATCTCCGGGCCGCGCCGCCACGTGCCGGCGGGGACGTCCAGCAACCGGACGTCGCTGGTCGGGCGGAACGTGTCCGGGTCCCAGCCCCCCACGATGGCGACATGCCGCCTGTCGCCGGCGGCCGCGCACTGCGCGAAGAGCGGGACGGGTCCCCAGGCGTCAGCGTGCCCTTCCACGCGCCGCCACTCGCCGGTGGTGAGGTTCGCCGCCGCCAGCGCGCATTCTGGCGTCGATCCCTTCCCGTCGCCGCGCGCGGGCGCGGTCTGGACGAGGAACACGATGTCCTCCGACGCCCCGGCGGCCCTCCGACGCCGCCGGAACTCCGCTGACCCGACGGTGCCGCGCCATCCGCGGCACACGCTGCGCATGCGCCGGTGCGACCGGCTCGGCACCCGCGCCAGGCACTCCATGGCCACGTCGTCGGGCAACCCCGGGATGAGCTCACCTTCCAGCCCACCTCCGTCTTCCTCTGCTTCCATCGCCATGGCACGTTCTTGATTGCTTTCCTTGGAGCCGTAGCAGTAGCGTGCTACCGCGGTGGCTGCGTACACATCCTCAACCTCTTGCTTGACGGCGCCCATGGAGAACCGCAGTGCAGTGCTCAGtgctgtgctgtgtgtgtgcacgGCTTCTTGTTTTGTGATGTGTGATGTCTGTGAAAGGGGTTTGGCGGGTTTTAAGTAGAGGGAGGGTGAGAGTGAGGACAAATTTGGTTTAGGATTCGATGAGTGCTTGGCGATACGTACTTTGTCCCTAAATATTTGTTGCTGTTGATTTACATGTTAGTAGATTCGTAAGAAATATtaacaatatttgtatctctaaataaatttattaaaagaatagattcaacgatctatctaataacATTTAATTGCataacataaatattaatattttttatataaatttagtcaaagttatttttgAGAAGCGAGAACGACAATTAATAAGGCACGGATGGAGTATGTCTTAGTAAAAGTAGCATATTTTTTATAGTATATAaacacaattttttttttcaaaaagagAGGGAAAATAATAGTGGAGTGAGATATTCTTGTTTGATTCACAAATTTGCGTTTATGATCACACCTGATTGATGAGACTTTTACTCAAATTGATTGACGATATTTTCAGAATGGACTTGGGTGAATAGAGGATGATGAAGCATATAAATTAAATGGTGAAGATGATGACCGGTGAAGGGTTTTGAGTGCCATTTTTTGCATTATCCAATAATTAACATTTTATGACGTCCTTTCTTTCCTAGCAGAATCTTTGTGGGGTCTAAATGGGCTAACAGTACATGAATTTACGAGGGAAGGTCTCACTGTGGCAATGTCACCGGAGGAGAGGGATATGACTTAGGAGATGCTCTTAGGACACGGATGAGAgaagtcgcaaaaaaaaaaggacaCGGATGAGAGAAAAAGAGTGCAAAAGTTTGTACCAAGTGTTAATACTCCTCCGGTTCCCTAATTCTTGTACAAATGCGCCGTCTCCAGAACATAGCTTTTAGCCTTTTACCATGATTTTCTACAATAACGTGTGAAAAAGTCAGTAAGTATAATTTTTCATTAAAGTACTtttaaaacttttttttttgtcttgaaaTCAAATGTTCTAAAGTCACTGATGACCAAAATTCTAGAAGTTAGACCTCAACCTTGCTGAAACGTCAAGAATTATGGAACCAAAGGAGCACCTCCTTGACACACTACTAGAAAAATGGAAATGCTTGGACGCCCTAATTTTTCTTGAGCGCCGAAGTCTAGCTGTCAAGGGATATATCATTTTCTTGGTGGTTGCAGAAAACCTCCATTGCACCGCCAAAGAAATGTGCATTTTTTAGTGTTATTTGGAAATCACTAAGTAAAATAACTATTTTCTTGAATATTATTGTTAACGCTAAGGAAAATAATCATTTCCTTGAATGTTAATATAGAACTCCGAGGAAAAATACCATTTCCTTGTGTGTTTTTCTTAACCGCCAAGGAAAATTAACATTTTCTTTGCTGGTATTTTTGATTGCCAAAGAAAACCAACATTTTCTTAGGGGTTATGCAATTTGTTTTGTGGTTAGAGGCCAAGGAAATGATTGTTAGTATTTAAACATGACATACTTCTTCTATCATTGTTAATGTTAAGTGTTTTTCTATTAAGTTCACTAACACACATAAAGACACTAAACTTGGCTAAGTTCATTTAAACACATGTCACACATATGACACTAAGCCTTATTAAGTTCACTTAAGCAGATGCGGCCTGGCTCTAAAAATAGGTGCAACACCAAAAAAAATCATAACCTTTTCAAATCAAGATGAAGACA
This window encodes:
- the LOC136533284 gene encoding F-box/kelch-repeat protein SKIP20-like yields the protein MGAVKQEVEDVYAATAVARYCYGSKESNQERAMAMEAEEDGGGLEGELIPGLPDDVAMECLARVPSRSHRRMRSVCRGWRGTVGSAEFRRRRRAAGASEDIVFLVQTAPARGDGKGSTPECALAAANLTTGEWRRVEGHADAWGPVPLFAQCAAAGDRRHVAIVGGWDPDTFRPTSDVRLLDVPAGTWRRGPEMPDTRSFFGCAGGGGNVYIAGGHDECKNALRSAFAYSVAADDAWRALPDMSEERDEPQLVVVATPGRVLLAASGYLTEAQGAFRNTAERYHAGGDAWTSGEGDVIPGGDTAGKMCLASVRGTVWAVGAGKDGVREWDGDARAWRDVADGPPGMKACVKAVGVGNGGAVFVFGTVADAAADGVKYSAWVMEASGGAWKGVPVPSEFGGFVYSAAAVSI